A section of the Streptomyces sp. CG1 genome encodes:
- a CDS encoding carbohydrate-binding module family 20 domain-containing protein codes for MSRHRPPGVLRRSATAAAAGALALAGAIALPAPAAQAHTTAKGDVIANLWEWNWDSVSDECTNILGPAGYGAVQVAPPEESLKQSSYYWWDVYQPYSYSLNSRFGSQAKFSAMIAACHKAGVKVYTDAVINHTAAQTGTGYDGTTITSKYSTPDWSRTDYHDSSQCPTSDLTIQDYSNLTQVQNCELLGLPDLKTESDTVRAGLANYLNSQLALGVDGFRIDAAKHIPETDIAAIEGKLTNTTSGSAPYVFQEIYPGATPQPSDYYASGDVLDFTYAGKTKSAFQGNVSDLASLSSSGILPAANSVSFVTNHDTERNGTDMSYKDGDTYKLANLFQLAYKWSTPTVYASWEWTQSDQAPPNSSGFVTNTDCSGGAWYCLDRDTAVVGMVAWHNATDTAAVSNWQTMSSDVIGFGRSGKGFFALNNGTGSATYTFTTGMADGTYANVIDGGKTTVTVSGGSASITIPAKSAVAFYNSSYTCTVGCSDAGGGSGDTVNATFNEYASTTSGTNVYVVGSIAALGGWDTSKAIQLSSSGYPIWSGEVSVPVNTSFTFKYIKKDSSGNVTWESNANRSATTTTSALSLNNSWNVADTDATDVTFNENATTDWGTNVYVTGSVPSLGSWNTSDAIPLSSASYPNWSKLVIVPKSTSFTYKYLKKDGSGNVTWESGTNRSYTTGSSSGYTTSDTWK; via the coding sequence ATGAGCAGACACCGACCCCCGGGTGTCCTCCGCCGCAGCGCGACCGCCGCGGCCGCAGGCGCCCTCGCACTGGCCGGAGCCATCGCACTACCCGCGCCGGCCGCACAGGCGCACACCACCGCCAAGGGCGATGTGATCGCCAATCTGTGGGAGTGGAACTGGGACTCGGTCTCCGACGAGTGCACCAACATCCTCGGCCCGGCCGGCTACGGCGCGGTGCAGGTGGCACCGCCGGAGGAGTCCCTGAAGCAGTCGTCGTACTACTGGTGGGACGTCTACCAGCCGTACTCGTACAGCCTGAACAGCCGCTTCGGCAGCCAGGCGAAGTTCAGCGCCATGATCGCCGCATGCCACAAGGCGGGCGTGAAGGTCTACACGGACGCGGTGATCAACCACACCGCCGCGCAGACCGGCACGGGCTACGACGGCACGACGATCACCAGCAAGTACTCCACCCCCGACTGGAGCCGGACCGACTATCACGACTCCAGCCAGTGCCCGACCTCGGACCTGACCATCCAGGACTACTCGAACCTGACCCAGGTCCAGAACTGCGAACTGCTCGGCCTGCCCGACCTCAAGACCGAGTCGGACACCGTCCGCGCCGGCCTCGCGAACTACCTCAACTCCCAGCTGGCGCTGGGCGTGGACGGCTTCCGGATCGACGCGGCCAAGCACATCCCCGAGACCGACATCGCGGCGATCGAGGGCAAGCTGACGAACACCACGTCGGGCTCGGCGCCGTACGTCTTCCAGGAGATCTACCCGGGCGCGACCCCACAGCCGAGCGACTACTACGCCTCGGGTGACGTCCTGGACTTCACCTACGCCGGCAAGACGAAGTCGGCCTTCCAGGGCAACGTGAGCGATCTGGCCTCGCTGTCGTCGTCCGGCATCCTCCCCGCCGCCAACTCGGTGTCCTTCGTGACCAACCACGACACCGAGCGCAACGGCACGGACATGTCGTACAAGGACGGCGACACCTACAAGCTCGCCAACCTCTTCCAGCTCGCCTACAAGTGGTCCACGCCCACGGTGTACGCCAGCTGGGAATGGACACAGAGCGACCAGGCCCCGCCGAACTCCTCGGGCTTCGTCACGAACACGGACTGCTCCGGCGGTGCCTGGTACTGCCTGGACCGCGACACGGCCGTGGTCGGCATGGTGGCCTGGCACAACGCGACCGACACCGCCGCGGTCTCCAACTGGCAGACCATGTCGTCCGACGTGATCGGCTTCGGCCGCAGCGGCAAGGGCTTCTTCGCCCTGAACAACGGCACGGGCAGCGCGACCTACACATTCACGACGGGCATGGCCGACGGCACGTACGCGAACGTCATCGACGGCGGCAAGACGACGGTGACCGTGTCGGGCGGCAGCGCGTCGATCACCATCCCGGCGAAGAGCGCGGTCGCCTTCTACAACTCGTCCTACACCTGCACGGTCGGCTGCTCCGACGCGGGCGGCGGCTCGGGCGACACGGTGAACGCCACGTTCAACGAGTACGCCTCGACCACGTCCGGCACCAACGTGTACGTGGTCGGCTCCATCGCAGCCCTGGGCGGCTGGGACACGTCGAAGGCCATCCAGTTGTCCTCGTCCGGCTACCCGATCTGGTCGGGCGAGGTGAGCGTGCCGGTGAACACGTCCTTCACCTTCAAATACATAAAGAAGGACAGCTCAGGCAACGTGACCTGGGAGTCGAACGCCAACAGATCGGCGACGACGACCACGTCCGCGCTGTCGCTGAACAACTCCTGGAACGTGGCGGACACCGACGCCACCGACGTCACCTTCAACGAGAACGCGACGACCGACTGGGGCACCAACGTCTACGTCACGGGCTCCGTCCCGTCCCTCGGCTCCTGGAACACGTCCGACGCCATCCCGCTCTCCTCGGCGTCGTACCCGAACTGGAGCAAGCTGGTCATCGTCCCCAAGAGCACGTCCTTCACGTACAAGTATCTCAAGAAGGACGGCTCCGGGAACGTGACCTGGGAGTCCGGGACGAACCGCTCGTACACAACGGGCAGTTCGTCGGGCTACACGACGAGCGACACCTGGAAGTAG
- a CDS encoding glycoside hydrolase family 13 protein: MSQQHPAAPAPHSAAAAVADRRRDWWRDAVIYQVYPRSFADSNGDGMGDLEGVRSRLPYLRDLGVDAVWLSPFYASPQADAGYDVADYRAVDPMFGNLLDADALIRDAHDHGLRIIVDLVPNHSSDQHEWFKRALAEGPGSSLRERYHFRPGKGKNGELPPNDWESIFGGPAWTRVRESDGSAGEWYLHLFAPEQPDFNWEHPAVGDEFRSILRFWLDMGVDGFRIDVAHGLVKADGLPDLGSHDQLKLLGNDVMPFFDQDGVHAIYRQWRTILDEYAGERIFVAEAWTPTVERTANYVRPDELHQAFNFQYLSTEWNAKELRTVIDRTLEAMRPVGAPATWVLSNHDVTRHATRFANPPGLGTQIRTAGDRELGLRRARAATLLMLALPGSAYIYQGEELGLPDVVDLPDEVRQDPAYFRGAGQDGFRDGCRVPIPWTRTGSSYGFGTGGSWLPQPETWADLSVEAQTGAPGSTLELYRAALTTRRTEPGLGAGDTVQWLRAPEGVLTFRRGEFVCVTNTTADPVTTPAYGRVLLASGEVTETDGATEVPADTTVWFTAA, translated from the coding sequence ATGAGCCAGCAGCACCCTGCCGCACCGGCCCCCCACTCCGCCGCAGCCGCCGTAGCCGACCGCCGTCGCGACTGGTGGCGGGACGCGGTCATCTACCAGGTCTATCCACGCAGCTTCGCCGACAGCAACGGCGACGGCATGGGTGACCTGGAAGGCGTCCGCTCCCGCCTGCCCTATCTGCGCGACCTCGGTGTCGACGCCGTGTGGCTCAGCCCCTTCTACGCCTCGCCGCAGGCCGACGCGGGCTACGACGTCGCCGACTACCGCGCCGTCGACCCGATGTTCGGCAACCTGCTGGACGCCGACGCGCTGATCCGCGACGCCCACGACCACGGCCTGCGCATCATCGTGGACCTGGTGCCCAACCACTCCTCCGACCAGCACGAGTGGTTCAAGCGCGCTCTGGCCGAGGGCCCCGGCTCGTCGCTGCGGGAGCGCTACCACTTCCGCCCGGGCAAGGGGAAGAACGGCGAACTCCCGCCCAACGACTGGGAGTCCATCTTCGGTGGCCCCGCCTGGACGCGCGTCAGGGAGTCCGACGGCTCGGCCGGCGAGTGGTACCTGCACCTCTTCGCCCCGGAGCAGCCGGACTTCAACTGGGAACACCCGGCCGTAGGCGACGAGTTCCGCTCGATCCTGCGCTTCTGGCTGGACATGGGCGTGGACGGCTTCCGCATCGACGTGGCCCACGGCCTGGTGAAGGCCGACGGCCTGCCCGACCTCGGCTCGCACGACCAGCTCAAACTGCTGGGCAATGACGTCATGCCGTTCTTCGACCAGGACGGCGTGCACGCGATCTACCGTCAGTGGCGCACGATCCTCGACGAGTACGCGGGCGAGAGGATTTTTGTGGCGGAGGCCTGGACCCCGACCGTCGAGCGCACCGCCAACTACGTCCGCCCGGACGAACTCCACCAGGCCTTCAACTTCCAGTACCTGAGCACCGAGTGGAACGCGAAGGAACTCCGTACGGTCATCGACCGCACCCTGGAGGCGATGCGCCCGGTCGGGGCCCCCGCCACCTGGGTCCTGTCCAATCACGACGTCACCCGGCACGCCACCCGCTTCGCCAACCCGCCCGGCCTGGGCACCCAGATCCGCACGGCGGGGGACAGGGAACTGGGCCTGCGCAGGGCGAGGGCGGCCACCCTCCTCATGCTCGCGCTCCCCGGCTCGGCCTACATCTACCAGGGCGAGGAACTGGGCCTCCCGGACGTCGTGGACCTCCCCGACGAGGTGCGCCAGGACCCGGCGTACTTCCGCGGCGCCGGCCAGGACGGCTTCCGCGACGGCTGCCGCGTCCCGATCCCCTGGACCCGTACGGGCTCCTCCTACGGCTTCGGCACCGGCGGCAGCTGGCTCCCGCAGCCCGAGACCTGGGCCGACCTGAGCGTGGAGGCACAGACGGGTGCCCCCGGCTCGACCCTGGAGCTGTACCGCGCGGCCCTGACCACCCGCCGGACCGAGCCCGGGCTCGGCGCGGGCGACACCGTGCAGTGGCTGCGCGCCCCCGAGGGCGTCCTGACCTTCCGCCGCGGCGAGTTCGTGTGCGTCACGAACACCACGGCCGATCCGGTGACGACCCCGGCGTACGGCCGCGTCCTGCTGGCGAGCGGTGAGGTGACCGAGACGGACGGCGCGACGGAGGTGCCCGCCGACACGACGGTGTGGTTCACGGCGGCCTGA
- the pulA gene encoding pullulanase-type alpha-1,6-glucosidase gives MIRRARRAAALTAAALAAALIQPLAAHAAPAPPAPPADAALAAQPARHGDTREQFYFVMPDRFANGDTGNDKGGLTGSRLSTGYDPTDKGFYQGGDLKGLAKRLDYIKGLGTTAIWMAPIFKNKPVQGTGAGGTSQAVGSGGASAGYHGYWITDFTQVDPHFGTNQDLKTLISKAHAKGMKVFFDVITNHTADVVNYEEKSSGYLSKGAFPYLTKDGRPFDDSDYADGTRKFPAVSTASFPYTPKVTSNSKVPAWLNDPTMYHNRGDSTFAGESTTYGDFSGLDDLWTERPEVVHGMEQIYERWVKDFAVDGFRIDTVKHVDMPFWTQWATALDTYAARHGRRNFFMFGEVYSADTSLTSPYVTQGRLDATLDFPFQDAARAYASQGGSAQRLASVFGDDWKYTTDKANAYEQVTFLGNHDMGRIGYFLQQDNPKATDAEILRKDKLANELMFLSRGNPVVYYGDEQGFTGSGGDKDARQTMFASKVPDYLKDDEIGTDRTHASDSYDPNAPLYRDIAGLSRLRKANPALTDGVQTERYAADGAGVYAFTRTDAKTGQEYVVALNNAVEAKTATFATGSADMAYRGVYGATDSVKTGGNRELTVTVPAESAVVYKAAGTLAQPAAKPTITLKAPPAGATGTVDLTADVDSGQLDRVVFAAQAGDAKWQVLGSADHAPYKVTQTLGKAVPAGTPLRYKAVVVDSAGHTASATASSTSGTPPAPEVPTASSRDYAIVHYKRTDGDYANWGLYAWGDLADGEATTWPAGHPFVGRDAWGAFAYVKLKPGASNVGFLVVDKNGDKDVSADRSIDVTRTGEVWVEQGKPDVLTQKPAYPAQDTTKAVIHYHRADGNYDGWGLHVWTGAANPTDWSKPLQPVKTDAYGAVFEVPLTAGATSLSYIIHKGDDKDLPADQSLDLKAGGYEVWLLNGQEKHLLPQPAGSAAALDLSTSKAVWIDRNTVAWNGVDGAASTQLLSSHDGSIAVKDGTLTSDDERWIRLEKTTLTGAQKAKFPYLKDYTAWSVDPRDRDRVRDALKGQLVASQRAANGAVLAATGVQIAGVLDDLYPGATKAALGPVFHDGKPTLSVWAPTAQSVSLELDGSVEAMHRDDTTGVWSVTGPASWKGKPYRYVVKVWAPSVRKLVVNKATDPYSVALTADSERSLVADLDDKSLAPSGWPSLRKPRAVPMKDAQIQELHIRDFSVADQTVPADHQGTYLAFTDKNSDGSRHLRALAKAGTSYVHLLPAFDFATVPEKKADQAKPGCDLASYPADSDQQQACVAKTAAKDAYNWGYDPYHYTVPEGSYATDPDGTARTVQFRRMVQSLNQDGLRVVMDVVYNHNAASGQADTSVLDKVVPGYYQRLLADGSVANSTCCANTAPENAMMGKLVVDSIVTWAKEYKVDGFRFDLMGHHPKANILAVRKALDALTVAKDGVDGKKIILYGEGWNFGEVANDARFVQATQANMAGTGIATFSDRARDAVRGGSPFDSDPGVQGFASGLYTDPNSSTANGTSAEQKARLLHYQDLIKVGLSGNLKSFAFTDTDGKEVKGAEIDYNGSPAGYADAPGDALAYVDAHDNESLFDALTYKLPARTGAADRARMQVLAMATAGLSQGPALSQAGTDLLRSKSLDRNSFDSGDWFNAIHWNCADGNGFGRGLPMAADNQSKWVYAKPLLSTVKVGCDQITGASAAYQDLLRIRTTEKAFSLGTAAQVQDALSFPLSGKDETPGVITMRLGDLVVVFNATPERQEQKIGGLAGTPYRLHPVQASGADPVVKTSAYASGTGTFTVPARTVAVFEKSGR, from the coding sequence GTGATACGCAGAGCGAGACGGGCCGCGGCCCTCACCGCCGCAGCCCTCGCCGCCGCCCTGATCCAGCCACTGGCGGCACACGCCGCACCCGCGCCGCCCGCACCCCCCGCGGACGCGGCCCTCGCCGCCCAGCCCGCCCGGCACGGCGACACCCGCGAGCAGTTCTACTTCGTCATGCCGGACCGTTTCGCCAACGGGGACACCGGCAATGACAAGGGCGGCCTCACCGGCTCCCGCCTCTCCACCGGCTACGACCCCACCGACAAGGGCTTCTACCAGGGCGGGGACCTCAAGGGCCTGGCGAAGCGGCTCGACTACATCAAGGGGCTCGGGACCACCGCCATCTGGATGGCCCCGATCTTCAAGAACAAGCCCGTGCAGGGCACGGGTGCTGGGGGTACCTCCCAGGCTGTTGGCTCTGGGGGAGCCTCCGCCGGCTATCACGGCTACTGGATCACCGACTTCACCCAGGTCGACCCGCACTTCGGGACGAACCAGGACCTCAAGACCCTCATCTCCAAGGCCCACGCCAAGGGCATGAAGGTCTTCTTCGACGTCATCACCAACCACACCGCCGATGTCGTCAACTACGAGGAGAAGTCCTCCGGCTACCTCTCCAAGGGCGCCTTCCCGTACCTGACCAAGGACGGCAGGCCCTTCGACGACAGCGACTACGCCGACGGCACCAGGAAGTTCCCGGCCGTCTCCACCGCCTCCTTCCCCTACACCCCGAAGGTCACCAGCAACAGCAAGGTCCCGGCCTGGCTCAACGACCCGACGATGTACCACAACCGGGGCGACTCGACCTTCGCCGGCGAGTCCACCACCTACGGCGACTTCTCCGGCCTGGACGACCTGTGGACCGAGCGTCCCGAGGTCGTCCACGGCATGGAACAGATCTACGAGCGGTGGGTGAAGGACTTCGCCGTCGACGGCTTCCGGATCGACACCGTCAAGCACGTCGACATGCCGTTCTGGACGCAGTGGGCGACCGCGCTCGACACGTACGCCGCCCGGCACGGCCGTAGGAACTTCTTCATGTTCGGCGAGGTCTACTCCGCCGACACCTCCCTCACCTCCCCGTACGTCACCCAGGGCCGCCTCGACGCCACCCTCGACTTCCCGTTCCAGGACGCGGCCCGCGCCTACGCCTCCCAGGGCGGCAGCGCCCAGCGGCTCGCGAGCGTGTTCGGCGACGACTGGAAGTACACGACCGACAAGGCCAACGCGTACGAGCAGGTCACCTTCCTCGGCAACCACGACATGGGCCGCATCGGCTACTTCCTGCAGCAGGACAACCCGAAGGCGACGGACGCCGAGATCCTGCGGAAGGACAAGCTCGCCAACGAGCTGATGTTCCTCAGCCGGGGCAACCCGGTCGTCTACTACGGCGACGAGCAGGGCTTCACCGGCTCCGGCGGCGACAAGGACGCCCGCCAGACCATGTTCGCCTCCAAGGTCCCCGACTACCTCAAAGACGACGAGATCGGCACCGACCGCACCCACGCCAGCGACTCCTACGACCCGAACGCGCCGCTGTACCGGGACATCGCCGGCCTCTCCAGGCTCCGCAAGGCCAACCCGGCCCTGACCGACGGCGTCCAGACCGAGCGGTACGCGGCCGACGGCGCGGGCGTCTATGCCTTCACCCGCACCGACGCCAAGACCGGGCAGGAGTACGTCGTCGCCCTCAACAACGCCGTCGAGGCGAAGACGGCGACCTTCGCGACCGGCTCCGCCGACATGGCGTACCGGGGCGTCTACGGCGCCACCGACTCGGTGAAGACCGGCGGGAACCGTGAACTCACCGTCACCGTCCCGGCCGAATCCGCCGTCGTGTACAAGGCGGCCGGCACCCTCGCCCAGCCCGCCGCCAAGCCGACGATCACCCTGAAGGCCCCGCCCGCCGGAGCCACCGGCACGGTCGACCTCACCGCCGACGTCGACAGCGGACAGCTCGACCGGGTCGTCTTCGCCGCGCAGGCCGGAGACGCCAAGTGGCAGGTGCTCGGCTCCGCCGACCACGCCCCTTACAAGGTCACCCAGACCCTCGGCAAGGCCGTACCCGCCGGAACGCCCCTGCGCTACAAGGCCGTCGTCGTCGACTCGGCCGGGCACACCGCGAGCGCCACGGCGAGCAGCACCAGCGGCACCCCGCCCGCGCCCGAGGTCCCCACGGCCTCCTCCCGGGACTACGCGATCGTCCACTACAAGCGCACCGACGGCGACTATGCCAACTGGGGCCTGTACGCCTGGGGTGACCTCGCCGACGGCGAGGCGACCACCTGGCCGGCCGGCCATCCCTTCGTCGGCCGGGACGCCTGGGGCGCCTTCGCCTACGTCAAGCTCAAGCCCGGTGCCTCGAACGTCGGCTTCCTGGTCGTCGACAAGAACGGTGACAAGGACGTCTCCGCCGACCGGAGCATCGACGTCACCAGGACGGGTGAGGTCTGGGTCGAGCAGGGGAAGCCGGACGTACTGACGCAGAAGCCCGCCTATCCCGCGCAGGACACGACCAAGGCGGTCATCCACTACCACCGCGCCGACGGGAACTACGACGGCTGGGGCCTGCACGTCTGGACGGGCGCCGCGAACCCCACCGACTGGTCGAAGCCGCTGCAGCCGGTGAAGACTGATGCCTATGGCGCGGTCTTCGAGGTGCCGCTCACCGCGGGTGCCACCAGCCTCAGCTACATCATCCACAAGGGCGACGACAAGGACCTGCCCGCCGACCAGTCCCTGGACCTCAAGGCCGGCGGCTACGAGGTGTGGCTGTTGAACGGGCAGGAGAAGCATCTGCTGCCCCAGCCGGCGGGCAGCGCGGCCGCCCTCGACCTGAGCACCTCCAAGGCGGTCTGGATCGACCGGAACACCGTCGCCTGGAACGGCGTGGACGGCGCCGCCTCCACCCAGCTGCTCTCCTCCCACGACGGCTCGATCGCCGTCAAGGACGGGACGCTGACCAGCGACGACGAGCGCTGGATCCGGCTGGAGAAAACCACCCTCACCGGCGCCCAGAAGGCGAAGTTCCCGTATCTCAAGGACTACACCGCCTGGTCGGTGGACCCGCGTGACCGGGACCGGGTGCGCGACGCGCTGAAGGGTCAGCTGGTCGCCTCGCAGCGGGCCGCGAACGGGGCCGTGCTGGCCGCGACGGGAGTGCAGATCGCGGGGGTGCTGGACGACCTCTACCCCGGTGCCACGAAGGCGGCGCTCGGGCCGGTCTTCCACGACGGAAAGCCGACCCTCTCCGTGTGGGCGCCCACGGCACAGAGCGTCTCACTGGAGCTGGACGGCTCGGTCGAGGCCATGCACCGCGACGACACCACCGGCGTCTGGTCCGTCACCGGCCCGGCGTCCTGGAAGGGCAAGCCCTACCGGTACGTCGTCAAGGTCTGGGCGCCCAGCGTCCGCAAGCTGGTCGTCAACAAGGCCACCGACCCCTACTCGGTCGCCCTCACCGCCGACTCCGAGCGCAGCCTCGTCGCCGACCTGGACGACAAGTCCCTTGCCCCGAGCGGCTGGCCGAGCCTGCGCAAGCCCCGGGCCGTACCGATGAAGGACGCGCAGATCCAGGAGCTGCACATCCGGGACTTCTCGGTCGCCGACCAGACCGTCCCGGCTGACCACCAGGGCACCTACCTGGCCTTCACCGACAAGAACAGCGACGGGTCCCGGCATCTGCGCGCGCTGGCCAAGGCCGGCACGTCGTATGTGCATCTGCTGCCGGCCTTCGACTTCGCCACCGTCCCCGAGAAGAAGGCCGACCAGGCCAAGCCCGGCTGCGATCTGGCCTCCTACCCGGCCGACTCAGACCAGCAGCAGGCGTGTGTGGCGAAGACCGCCGCGAAGGACGCCTACAACTGGGGCTATGACCCGTACCACTACACGGTCCCCGAGGGCTCGTACGCCACCGACCCGGACGGCACCGCCCGTACGGTCCAGTTCCGCAGGATGGTCCAGTCCCTGAACCAGGACGGCCTGCGGGTCGTCATGGACGTCGTCTACAACCACAACGCCGCGAGCGGCCAGGCGGACACCTCCGTGCTCGACAAGGTCGTGCCCGGCTACTATCAGCGGCTCCTCGCCGACGGCTCCGTGGCCAACAGCACCTGCTGTGCGAACACCGCGCCCGAGAACGCCATGATGGGCAAGCTGGTCGTGGACTCGATCGTCACCTGGGCGAAGGAGTACAAGGTCGACGGGTTCCGCTTCGACCTCATGGGCCACCACCCGAAGGCCAACATCCTCGCGGTCAGGAAGGCGCTCGACGCGCTGACCGTCGCCAAGGACGGCGTCGACGGCAAGAAGATCATCCTGTACGGCGAGGGCTGGAACTTCGGCGAGGTCGCGAACGACGCCCGGTTCGTGCAGGCCACGCAGGCGAACATGGCCGGCACCGGCATCGCCACCTTCTCCGACCGGGCCCGGGACGCGGTGCGCGGCGGCAGCCCCTTCGACTCCGACCCCGGCGTCCAGGGTTTCGCCTCCGGTCTCTACACCGACCCCAACTCGTCTACGGCCAACGGCACTTCGGCCGAGCAGAAGGCCCGGCTGCTGCACTACCAGGACCTGATCAAGGTCGGTCTGAGCGGCAACCTGAAGTCATTCGCCTTCACCGACACCGACGGCAAGGAGGTCAAGGGCGCCGAGATCGACTACAACGGCTCGCCCGCCGGCTACGCGGACGCACCCGGCGACGCCCTCGCCTATGTGGACGCGCACGACAACGAGTCGCTGTTCGACGCACTGACCTACAAGCTCCCTGCCAGGACCGGCGCGGCCGACCGGGCCCGGATGCAGGTCCTGGCGATGGCCACGGCCGGGCTGTCCCAGGGTCCGGCCCTGTCCCAGGCGGGCACCGACCTGCTGCGCTCGAAGTCGCTGGACCGCAACTCCTTCGACAGCGGCGACTGGTTCAACGCCATCCACTGGAACTGCGCCGACGGCAACGGCTTCGGACGCGGGCTGCCGATGGCGGCCGACAACCAGTCCAAGTGGGTGTACGCCAAGCCGCTGCTGAGCACGGTCAAGGTGGGCTGCGATCAGATCACCGGCGCCTCGGCCGCCTACCAGGATCTGCTGAGGATCCGTACGACCGAGAAGGCGTTCTCACTGGGTACGGCTGCGCAGGTGCAGGACGCGCTGTCCTTCCCGCTGTCGGGGAAGGACGAGACGCCTGGTGTGATCACCATGCGGCTCGGTGACCTGGTCGTCGTCTTCAACGCGACACCGGAGCGGCAGGAGCAGAAGATCGGCGGCCTGGCCGGTACCCCGTACCGGCTGCATCCGGTGCAGGCCTCCGGAGCCGATCCGGTGGTGAAGACCTCCGCGTATGCCTCCGGCACGGGCACGTTCACCGTTCCGGCACGGACCGTGGCGGTGTTCGAGAAGTCCGGCCGGTAA
- a CDS encoding alpha-amylase family protein yields the protein MARRTLSGAVALTAAALVMTPTTADASPPGARDVTAVLFEWNYASVARECTSTLGPAGYGYVQVSPPAEHIQGPQWWTSYQPVSYKIAGRLGDRTAFKNMIDTCHAAGLKVVVDTVINHMSAGSGTGTGGSAYTKYNYPGLYSYPDLDDCTSPVTNYQDRWNVQHCELVGLADLDTGEEYVRKTIAGYMNDLLSLGADGFRIDAAKHIPAEDLANIKSRLTNPSAYWKQEVIYGANEAVQPSEYTGNGDVQEFRYAYDLKRVFNSEKLAYLNNFGEGWGYLSSSVAGVFVDNHDTERNGSTLNYKDGANYTLANVFMLAWPYGAPDINSGYEWSDADAGPPSNGQVTACWQDGWKCEHAWPEIKSMVPFRNATTGQAVSDWWDDGNNAIGFGRGNKGYVAINHESAGLNRTYQTSLPAGTYCNVQNDTTVTVNSSGQFTATLGSNTALAIYAGKSSC from the coding sequence ATGGCACGCAGAACCCTTTCCGGGGCGGTCGCCCTCACGGCCGCCGCCCTTGTCATGACCCCAACCACAGCGGACGCCTCCCCGCCCGGCGCCAGGGACGTCACCGCCGTCCTCTTCGAGTGGAACTACGCCTCGGTTGCCCGTGAGTGCACCAGCACCCTCGGCCCGGCCGGCTACGGCTACGTCCAGGTCTCCCCGCCCGCCGAGCACATACAAGGCCCGCAGTGGTGGACCTCGTACCAGCCGGTGTCGTACAAGATCGCGGGTCGGCTCGGCGACCGTACCGCCTTCAAGAACATGATCGACACCTGTCACGCGGCCGGCCTGAAGGTCGTCGTCGACACCGTCATCAACCACATGTCGGCGGGCAGCGGCACCGGCACCGGCGGCTCGGCGTATACGAAGTACAACTACCCGGGCCTGTACTCGTATCCCGACCTCGACGACTGCACCTCGCCGGTCACCAACTACCAGGACCGCTGGAACGTCCAGCACTGCGAACTCGTCGGCCTGGCCGACCTGGACACCGGCGAGGAGTACGTCCGCAAGACGATCGCGGGCTACATGAACGACCTCCTCTCCCTCGGCGCCGACGGCTTCCGCATCGACGCGGCCAAGCACATCCCGGCGGAGGACCTGGCCAACATCAAGAGCCGCCTGACGAACCCGTCCGCCTACTGGAAGCAGGAGGTCATCTACGGCGCCAACGAGGCCGTCCAGCCCTCCGAGTACACCGGCAACGGAGACGTCCAGGAGTTCCGCTACGCCTACGACCTCAAGCGCGTCTTCAACAGCGAGAAGCTGGCGTACCTGAACAACTTCGGCGAGGGCTGGGGCTATCTGAGCAGCTCCGTGGCGGGTGTCTTCGTGGACAACCACGACACGGAACGCAACGGCTCCACCCTCAACTACAAGGACGGCGCCAACTACACCCTGGCGAACGTCTTCATGCTCGCCTGGCCGTACGGCGCCCCCGACATCAACTCCGGCTACGAATGGTCCGACGCGGACGCCGGCCCGCCCAGCAACGGCCAGGTGACCGCCTGCTGGCAGGACGGCTGGAAGTGCGAGCACGCCTGGCCGGAGATCAAGTCCATGGTCCCGTTCCGCAATGCGACGACCGGCCAGGCCGTCTCCGACTGGTGGGACGACGGCAACAACGCGATCGGGTTCGGGCGGGGGAACAAGGGCTACGTGGCGATCAACCACGAGTCCGCCGGCCTCAACAGGACCTACCAGACGTCCCTGCCCGCCGGGACGTACTGCAACGTCCAGAACGACACGACGGTGACGGTGAACTCCAGCGGGCAGTTCACCGCCACCTTGGGCTCGAACACGGCGCTCGCGATCTACGCGGGGAAGTCGAGTTGCTGA